The following proteins are encoded in a genomic region of Montipora foliosa isolate CH-2021 chromosome 8, ASM3666993v2, whole genome shotgun sequence:
- the LOC137968141 gene encoding jerky protein-like, with the protein MNRTLFDCGVRKSVELKNGSLLDITSTMKKTAMLTKSYDVQCSCCGKAFNGQQYLDSHMKFKHPSSTAENSHEGQQHRDISANQKEADVPCSVLDDSPPEAPNDPIIVNEESLGKKRRGSEKRKSYTVEFKKKTLDFLDSLTSSKNQYKIVSREKRVHRTLVQKWDKNRGQIFKELELNKRCKNSGNIRDARQRRKMVSEKPKHHERYPLAAKLLIAEFKVRRAAGCKVTKLWLRKKMKSKIEMCYGKSEADKFKGSNNWFQRFKKRHGLALRRRTNKKKNSADDGREIIQKFHKNLRKSLKTHRRRNKSSIDPKYGRWTPGNRYNVDQVPLPFVVDQGTTYDTVGNKQVWVSQPSSGLDKRQATLQLCIRAEGDQNVKPALVFRGKGNISSAEKDSYDERVDVYFQQNAWIDAEVNMQWCRKTLFPGVGNTEQEKVIFADNVSFQQSKEFHEACRNEINATVYMLPENHTDKIQPIDAGCGRMMKVKISCAMDRWLETEENLDKWHDKLSAKDRRILMTRWTGEAWSELKENKGFLKRLFEKTGCLLTIDGSGDEFITPQGLKDYHF; encoded by the coding sequence ATGAATCGAACTTTGTTTGATTGTGGCGTTCGAAAATCAGTTGAATTGAAGAATGGTTCTTTGCTTGATATCACATCAACTATGAAGAAGACCGCTATGCTGACCAAAAGCTATGATGTTCAATGTAGCTGCTGTGGTAAAGCGTTCAATGGTCAACAATATCTTGACAGTCACATGAAATTTAAACACCCGAGCTCGACAGCCGAGAACTCCCACGAGGGCCAACAACATCGAGATATTTCGGCTAATCAAAAGGAAGCAGATGTTCCTTGCTCAGTGCTTGATGATAGCCCACCAGAAGCTCCTAATGATCCTATTATTGTTAACGAAGAAAGTCTTGGAAAGAAGCGAAGGGGTAGTGAAAAGCGCAAATCCTACACAGttgaattcaaaaagaaaacccTTGATTTTTTGGATTCTTTGACGTCATCAAAAAATCAGTACAAGATAGTTTCGAGGGAAAAACGTGTTCATCGGACGCTGGTGCAAAAATGGGACAAAAATAGAGGCCAGATATTCAAGGAACTAGAACTAAACAAAAGGTGCAAAAACTCTGGCAACATAAGAGATGCAAGGCAAAGAAGGAAAATGGTGTCTGAAAAACCGAAGCATCATGAACGGTATCCACTTGCAGCAAAGCTACTGATTGCTGAATTCAAAGTAAGAAGAGCAGCTGGATGCAAGGTCACCAAACTTTGGCTCCGAAAGAAAATGAAGTCAAAAATAGAGATGTGTTACGGAAAGAGTGAAGCTGATAAATTCAAAGGGAGCAACAACTGGTTTCAACGGTTTAAGAAAAGACACGGTTTGGCACTTAGAAGAAGAaccaacaagaagaaaaacagTGCTGATGATGGAAGGGAAATCATTCAGAAGTTTCATAAAAACTTGAGGAAATCCCTAAAAACACATAGGAGAAGAAATAAATCATCCATTGATCCTAAATATGGAAGATGGACTCCTGGAAACAGGTACAATGTAGACCAAGTGCCGCTCCCGTTTGTAGTCGATCAAGGGACAACTTATGACACAGTTGGCAATAAGCAAGTGTGGGTTTCACAACCTTCATCCGGTCTAGATAAAAGACAAGCTACCTTGCAACTTTGCATAAGGGCTGAAGGCGACCAGAATGTTAAGCCTGCTCTTGTATTCAGAGGGAAAGGCAATATAAGCTCTGCAGAGAAAGACAGCTATGATGAAAGAGTTGATGTCTATTTTCAACAAAATGCTTGGATTGATGCAGAAGTTAACATGCAATGGTGCAGGAAAACACTTTTTCCTGGGGTTGGAAATACTGAACAGGAGAAGGTAATTTTTGCAGACAATGTCAGTTTCCAACAATCCAAAGAGTTCCACGAAGCATGCAGGAATGAAATTAATGCTACTGTATATATGCTGCCTGAGAACCACACGGATAAAATCCAGCCCATTGATGCAGGGTGTGGACGAATgatgaaagttaaaatttcTTGTGCAATGGACAGGTGGCTAGAGACAGAGGAAAACCTTGATAAATGGCACGACAAACTTTCTGCTAAGGACAGGCGGATTTTGATGACTCGGTGGACTGGGGAAGCGTGGAGTGagcttaaagaaaacaaagggtTTCTCAAGAGGTTGTTTGAGAAAACAGGCTGCCTGTTGACAATCGATGGCTCTGGTGATGAGTTTATTACTCCTCAGGGTTTGAAGGATTACCACTTTTAA